A segment of the Triticum urartu cultivar G1812 chromosome 1, Tu2.1, whole genome shotgun sequence genome:
TAAAGCATCTCAAGTCATGTAGACATGCTTTTGAACGTCCTTATATAGCATCTCATGTCATGTAGACACGCTCTTGAGCGTCCTTATATAACGTCTCATGTCATGTAGACACGCCTATCAAGTGTGTCTAAATGTTTGAGACGGTTCATGTGGAGACGCTCGAAGGACGCTTTACTAAAACGACTCTACAATTGGCTAGAGATGAAATACCAAGTCACTAGCTATGTAATTGACGTCTCTACTGGCAGCTTTTGCTGTATtgatcgaagaggtatctctgggccctctcggtaatgcacatcactataagccttgcaagcaatgtgactaatgagttagttacgggatgatacattatggaacgagtaaagagacttgccggtaatgagattgaactaggtatgataataccgacgatcgaatctcggtcaagtaacatatcgatgataaagggaataacgtatgttgttattgcgttttaaccgataaaagatcttcatagaatatgtaggaaccaatatgagaatccaggttccgcagttggttattgaccggagatgtgtgtcggtcatgtctacatagttctcgaactcatagggtccgcacgcttaacgttcgatgatgatttgtattatgagttatgtattttggtgaccaaagtttgtttggagtccaggatgagatcacggacatgatgaggagtctttaaatggtcgagaggtaaagattcatatattggaagatagtattcggacatcagaatggtttcgaatggttcgggtattttttcggagtaccgaggggttaccggacacccccccccccccccccgggggggaagtattgggcctagatgggccttagtggagagagaggagggccgCAAGGGGTGGCCCCCCCCATGGCAgtcaaattggactaggagggggcggcgcccccctttccctctccctctcccactccttccttttcccctccgatgaagaaaggaaaagggggggggcgaatcctactaggagtagagtcctaataggactcccccccatggcgcgcccttcctggccggccgcctcctcctcccctcctttatatccggtggcagggggcaccccatagcacatcagttgttctcttagccgtgtgcagtgccgccctccacagtttactccttcagtcatagcgtcgtagtgcttaggcgaagccctgcacggatcacatcaccatcactgtcgtgctgacagaactctccctcgaccctttgctggatcaagagttcgagggacgtcatcgagctgaacgtgtgctgaactcggaggtgtcgtacgttcggtacttgatcggttggatcacgaagacgttcgaatacatcaaccgcgttaacctaacgcttccgcttttggtctatgagggtacgtagacacactctccccctctcgttgttatgcatctcctagatagatcttgcgtgatcgtagtaaattttttgaaattacatgctacgttccccaacactatcaccctctcgttgctatgcatctcatagatagatcttgcgtgagcgtaggaaattttttgaaattgcatgctatgtttcccaacaCTTGGACCAAGTTATGCACGTGGCTCTCAGCCGTGGCATCCAACAATTGGAAAGCCCGTATGCTTCCGATATCCTGGGCAAAGTTTTTGATGGCAAATCCCTTAGGGGGACTCCCTCATTACTTCTCATAGGTAAAGCCACCAACTTTCGAAATCACAAGGCCGGTGTCAGGTACGGCGTGGCCAAACCGGCACCTCTTGTATCTTTCGCATATTCTTTTGCCATTGGTCAGTTCAAAGTGTTTGATCTCATCGAATTTTCTCCAATGTTGATGTAGGAATGGTGTGCCTAGCCCAGGACGAGCGGATGGTTGAGATGGCCTGGATGTTGTCCGAGCATAGGGCCCAGGCCACACCCCATAGCAAACGCGTGAGGGGGGCATCTTCTTGGCCGTTGGACAAGGTGGCAGGGGTGATGTCGATGCCGTCAGACATAGTGGAATGAGTGCTAGTGCCGAATCCAACAGCAAGGGCCACACCATGCTCACTCTAGTAGCTCCGTGTTCATATCGCGTGCTCCCGTGGAGGGAACGTCCTTGGTGGGGGGCAAGCGAGAAAAATGACTAAGGTCACACCAAGACCCGGCAACATGTAGGTTCCTATTtcaccccccccccacacacacacacacacgcacaccctcAAATAAAAATGTGAATCATTTGAAACATGTTAAAACTTGAGTGTAGTTTCTGATTTTGGAAAAATATGCTCACAAGCTCAGGAGTCAACTGTCGATACTATGTAATTAAACAAACAAGAAGATTGACTTGATGAGCAATTTTACCACCTCTTCTTGCTTGCTTTTTTTACTAAATGCATCAAATGTTACAAAATAGTAGATAAAAACTTAGTTCAATAAATTAATCAATTGAAGCCAGAACAAACCTTCAAATGTACTTGAATCAATTAAGAAGTGTAAAGCCAGTACTAATCTAATATTTATTAATAACTTGCACGAAATTACAACCCTTGACATTGAAAGGGAATATGATGAGTCATGTGTTGATAACGTGTACACCATTACTACACTTGACATAAAAGGAGAATTTGATGAGTCATGTATTGAGAACGTGTACAACATTACTATCAGCTTGTTGATCTTACCATCCTACTATACAACACTACAAGTTAGTTTAAAAAAGAACAAGAGTCCAGAACGAACATAAGAGTACTAGCTTGATCTATCTGAACAACATGTCACGCTACGAAGATTTGGTTTATTTCTAATAACTTGTACAACATGACAAACTTAGATCCAAAAGGAATGCAATCCAGATAATTGTTTGACAAGTAAAGTGAGTAGGATGAGTCATTGCATTATGATGTTTCTCACTTAGATAATGTAAATAAAGAACTTGGCAACTTTGATGATCACTCCAAAATTGTGTTTGTATGTAGTGCCACCAAACACAACAAACCAGATAATCAGTTCGATAAGCATTGAATCACTTTTAAAAAGGAAAGCAATAATGAAAAGAAACCTAACCATGGTAGCTATAAAAGAGCCTGCAATATGTAGGCTCCATACCATCATCCATCCTTCACACAACTAGAGCACAATCATCAAATCCAAGTAAGTAATAGTTGACACAAATTCACCATGAAGACCTTACTCATCCTCACAATCTTTGCAGCGGCTCTAACCATCGCCACCGCCAATATACAGGTCGACCCTAGCGGCCAAGTACAATGGCCACAACAACAACCATTCCCCCAGCCCCAACCATTCTCCCAGCAACCACAACAAGTGTTTCCCCAACCCCAACAAACATTCCCCCTTCAACCACAGCAAGTATTTCCCCAACCACAACAACCACAACAACAATTTCCCCAGCCCCAGCAACCACAACAACCATTTCCCCAGCCCCAACAACCCCAACTACCATTTCCCCAACAACCATTCCCCCAGCCTCAACAACCCCAACAACCATTTCCCCAGTCACAGCAACCACAACAACCTTTTCCCCAGCCCCAACAACAATTCCCGCAGCCCCAACAACCGCAACAATCATTCCCCCAGCAGCAACAACCGTTGATTCAGCCATATCTACAACAACAGATGAACCCCTGCAAGAATTACCTCTTGCAGCAATGCAACCCCGTGTCATTAGTGTCGTCCCTCGTGTCAATGATCTTGCCACGAAGTGATTGCCAGGTGATGCAGCAACAATGTTGCCAACAACTAGCACAGATTCCTCGTCAGCTCCAGTGCACAGCCATCCATAGCGTGGTGCATGCCATCATCATGCAGCAAGAACAACAAGGCATACAGATCCTGCGACCACTGTTTCAGCTTGTCCAGGGACAGGGCATCATCCAACCTCAACAACCAGCTCAATATGAGGTGATCAGGTCATTGGTATTGAGAACCCTTCCAAACATGTGCAACGTGTATGTCCGACCTGACTGCTCCACCATCAACGCACCATTTGCCAGCATAGTTGCCGGCATTGGTGGCCAATGAAAATTGCTAATAGGTAGATGGATCATCGTTGCTTAGCTGATGCACCAATGGTTGTAACGATGACAAATAAAATGGCATGCACCATCATGTGTGACCCCGACCGGTGCTAGTTCAAGCTTGGGAATAAAAGACAAACAAAGTTCTTGTTTGCTAGCATTGCTTGTCACTATTTCATTCACTTTTTTAATTATTTCGATGTTCATCCCTAACCGCAACCCTAGACTTACACATCAATAGCTAGCTGCTTGTGCTGGCAGGTTACTATTTAATCTATCGATTAATGGTCGACCTATTAATCCAGTTAACAGGTCGATTGACATATTAGTTACTGCTCCCAGGCTGACCGAGTAGCTATCAGTTTCCGAGTTCCTGGATATCGCACACAATAATAATTCAACGTATTTCAATGTCTAGAAGTAAATGTGCCATTTTAGCACCAAAACAAGCGCTTGAATAGAAACACTTCATCCTCTAAATGTTAATATGGCTAATTTTGCATTGGTGCAATTTTGAGTTTGGTGGCATCAAAGCATTTTTCAAAAGCAATTCTTTAGGGGACTCCAAAGAGGTGAAAATCAAACTAAAGTTGCCACATGGTAAAAGATAAACCATGTTATGAGCAAGAGCAAATATTGAGTCACAATAGCAAGCGCCAAACATGCAATTAGACTCTTGATATGGTTTCAGAGATGGAAACAATTTACAGATGACAAACAAAGCTTAAGTATCATTTGTTCTAACTAGCACAGTGGCCCGCTCGATGCGCGGGCTAGAAATTTATATTATTTTGCGCATGAAAAATCTCATTTGAAACCCAGAAATCTCACATGAGTTATAATATTTTGACGGAAAAATCGGTTGTAAAAAATCTATAATGTCATTAGTCATACGAATACCGATTATAAAATTTGACAATATCATTTAGTTGCTGAGAACAAACATTCTCATATTATATTTCTCTAATTAAAAATAAATTTCATTTTTTTGTGCAGACTAATAATCTTGTTCAATTCATTTGAACTGTTTTCGAAAGAGGAACATCCATAAAATGTGCTTGTGAATATTTAGTCAACCATGTGGAGGAGTTATATTAATTGTCACTGAAGACTTGGGGAATTTGATGAATCAAGTATCTACCTGAGTTGCAGGTGCACTGAGTTCATAGTTGGCAGCCCTGCACCGGGAGGCACAACCATGGTCTTGTCCTACGTGGTTTCCTGACTGTGGCATAGACATATAGAGACCAAGCGTTTTATGACTGTATAAAAGAAATAGAGACTCCAATCGAAAGAAAGTCATCTGCTAGCTATTATAGGGGTAGGTACGAACGGAACTAGCTCGATCAGCTGGTCGTGTGCATGCTGCAAGTCATCTTGTCCGACGAGGCTGATGTGCATGCATCAAATATTTGTTTACCTGAAAATTACTATATGCATGACGCTGAAACTTCCAATGTGCAGAAAGGATTAGCCCATAAATCAGAAACTTCCAGTGTGCATGAGGATTAGCCCATCGATTAATTTATGTAATCTGCTGACCTGCTGATGTTAAGTTGTGGTGCGGCTGTTTCCGTCTAGCCGCAGGAATCAAGCAAGGAAGGAACGTATACTTGCGCGTACAACTCGACAGATGCCTAGATTGATCAGCTGGCCGTGTGCATGCTGCAAGTCATCTTGTCCGATGAGGCTGATGTGCATGCATCAAATATTTGTTTACCTGAAAATTACTACGTGCTTGAAGctgaaacttccatgtgcaggaAGGATTAGCCCATAAATCTGAAACCTCCAGTGTGCATGAGGATTATGTCATCAATTAATTTATGTAATCTGTTGGCACGCTGATGTTAAGCTGTGGTGCGTCTGTTTCCTTCCGGCTGCAAGAATCAAGTAAGCAAGGTACGTATACTTGCGCATACAACTCGTCGGATGCCTCCGGCCATGGCCAAAAGCATTGGTGAGTATTTTCCGAGACATAGAGCCTCGCTATCACGAACAGTCATGGGACCACGGCAGCAATATGAGAGGATGGGTAGGGTTTCTTCTTTGTAAGTCTTTTTACCGTGTTCTTTTCGTTGGTATGGTGCGGGAGCGCCCGTGGGAATAAATGAAAATTGATGGTCCAGATCTAATTACAGTGATGACCTATAAAATTGAATGATCGAATGTTTATATTTTCAGTTTTTTTTCTTccacccgcaaaaaaaagaatgtttatattttttgtGTAATTTTGTAACATAATTCTCTTTTTTTAGTTAACCCATAATTTACTTTTAGTGTATAAAAAGATAGATTTAGGTGTGATATATGACCCTCCGGAACGGCTAGTTCTATATCTGGTCCTTTTATTATCTATTTAATGATAGTGGTCCACCAAATCAACGGTTAGATGTTTCTAATTATTGTAGGATTTTCTAGCATATTCTCTGTTTTTTGGTAACCCGTTAATTCGTTTTTATATATAATATATTGATTGTAGAAATTTCTTTTACTTGTAGAATAACTCAGTTGTTATCTCTTTAAACCTGCATTGTGATATTGACTTCTCAATCTACGAACACAAAGCAAATATTACATTTACAGTTATGGACTCCAAACATATCTGAAATCATTCCGTGTAGAAGTTCCTTAGAAGGATATGTTCTGAATCAAGGAAATATTGAACAAATCTAGATTCGAAGATTGCAGAAGGAACAACTGAAATGGGGGAAAACTGGAGCGCCTTATCCAGCCTCCTCTCTACATAGACATGGTCTTTTACATCTTAGGCCCCCAACTGTTACATGTTCACACATTTATATAACTCAATAGGATATAATAGTTTTGAGCTAAACAAATTTACTATTGTGCTCGTGTCTTGCATAGTTAAAGCTGAAAATCAACCTAACTACTGGAAAGTTTGAAAGACAAGtatgggaaacaaatagtaagaTATATATTTGACTAGAATGTTGACCAAATAACCCAGAGCAAACTACTAAAACTAAGCAAAAGAATATATTCTACCTTATACGAACTGTAATAATGATAAAACTATGATTTTTTTCGACAAATCTGTAGCACAGAACAAATACAAATTCAAACAAATCAGCCACAGATCCCTGAGCCCATCCAAAAATTAATGTGAGTGAAAACTGAAAGAAGTCTTAACCCGATTAGACCCAAATGATCTATGTTCCAACAACTAATGCTAGTTGAAACTACAACACAAATGGTGTATGTTCTACTATCTATGTTTATAAATATAAGACATTTGGCGGCTTAAATTGAACTGCCAAAACGACCtatattatggaacggagggCGTACCAAGTATATTCTCCAGTCCAAATTTGTTCACGTAAAGTGCATCTCTAACTGATCCCCTAAAAAAATAGAGGTGTAATCGGCCGAGTAAAACATTAGTGGAGTAAACTAGGATCCACTAAGTTTTGGCCGCACCTAACAACTCTCCTAAATTTAGCGGAGTAATATTTTCTTGTGAAATTTATTTCATTTTCAGCCACCGAAATAAACTCCATTATTTTTTTATTTCATAGAATGATATCTTAAGAGCAACTTCAGTCGGAGATTACTAATTTGACCCCTCTAACGTCCGCGGTGAGCGGGCGTGTCCGTTTTGACTCCCCATATTTGCTGCCAAATAACCACACCCCTCTAATTTTCCTCTTATTTTCAGTCATTTTGTCGAGAACATTGTGTGCGAGTAGGCGGGGCACGTACGAGGCCAGCGGCTGGGAAACCCGCGGCTGTGTCAGGCAGACCTCGACGGCTCTGGCTTCGGCGATCACCGGAGATTAACACGAGAGTGGGTGCGAGAGAGGGAGAGAGTCTTTGCGTTGCGAACTGCTTGCAGCTTTTCTGTTTCTGCTCTTTATTCAGAGTTTGCAACTGAATTACAAGAAAACGCGGAGCTAGTGCGAGTAGTGGACGTCGCCATCCCAGCGCCCCTCGCACTTTGCCCACCATGGAGCCTTGACCATGCACTCGTGCCATCCCACGATCGGGTCAGGGCGCCGCTAAAGACTCTAACCAAAACCGAGTCGTAGCTCGGGCTTATCTGACGAAACTGAAACTACTGACGAAACTGAAACTATCGACACCTAAAACCCTAAACCTGAACATTGAAGTTTACCCAACAATCACCCCCTAAACTGAACGTTCAGGGCATTGCCTCGATCATGCCGATGCTTGAGCGTAGCTGCTGCAGTCGAACGCGACCAAGGGGCTTGGTGAGCATGTCTGCAAGCTGAAACTCTGTTGCCACATACTTGAGTTCAATCTTCTTTGTCTCCACGCAATCTCTAATGAAATGATACCTGAGCTCGATGTTCTTCGATCTATCGTGCATCAGAGGATTCTTTGCAAGGGAGATTGCGGATTTGTTGTCGACCTTGAGCCTCACTgtcttctctttctcttctctgAACTCGCCGAGCAGGTGCGTGAGCCAGATTCCCTGACAGGCTGCTATGGTTGCTGCGACGTACTCTGAGTCGCAGCTGGAGAGTGCCACAATCTTCTGCTTCTGCGACTGCCAGGTTATGACTCCTCCTCCGAGCAAGAACAGGGTGCCGGAGGTGCTCTTGCGTGTGTCCACATCGCCGCCAAGGTCACTGTCGTTGTACCTAGTGAGTTCAGGCTCACCATCTCCTCTGTCGTACTTGCAGCCCAGGTGCAGAGTGCCAGCGATGTACCTAAAGATGTGCTTGACGGCGGTGCGGTGTTCTTCAGTTGGCGCCTCCATGAAGCGCGAAATGTACCCAACCGAGAAGGTCAGGTCAGGGTGCGTGTGCACCAGATAGCGCAGGCTGCCGACGACGCTGCGGTACTCCGTCGCATCCACTGGCGGCGTCGTGCTCTCCTTTGATAGCTTGAAGCGGGGCTCCATGGGGATGTGACAGGGCTTGCAGCCAGCCATGCCACTCTTCTCTAGGAGCTTCCGTGCGTACGCGCTCTGAGTAATGACGATGCCATCCTCTGTCTGCTTCACTTCAATTCGGAGATAGAAACTTAGCAGACCCAGATCAGACATCTTCAACAGCTTCTGCATCTCTCCTTTGAACTTGATGATCTCTTCTGTGTCGGATCCGGTGATCACCAGGTCGTCCACGTACACGCCCACGATGAGGCGTGTGGTCGCCGTGCCCCGCGCGTACACCATGTGCTCTGACGGACAGCGCGTGAACCCCAGCTTGCTTAAACAAGTGTCCAGCTTGGTGTTCCACGCTCTGGGATCCTGCTTCAGACCGTACAAGGCCTTGTTCAGGCGCAGGACGAGATGCTCCTTGCCGGCGACGCAAATCCCGGCGGCTGCTGCACATAGACTTTCTCCTGGAGTTCGCCATTCAGGAacgccgttttgacgtccatgtGATTAAGGGCCTAGCCCGCGTTCGCCGCGAGTGCCAGCAACACCCACACTGACTCGTGACGCACTATTGGAGCGAACACCTCCTCGTAGTCGATGTCGTACTGCTGTACATAGCCCTTCGCCACGAGCCGAGCTTTGTGCTTGAGTACCTCCCCGCGCGCGTCCTTCTTGATCTTGTAGACCCACTTCAAGCCAATGACGCGGTGCCCTGGAGGGAGAGATGTGAGCTGCCATGTTTGATTGTCCTCGATCGAGCTCAACTCTTCGATCATGGCGCCCCGCCTACTTGCTTCTTGGTCTGCCTCAGTAAACGAGCTCGGCTCCTCAGCAGCCAGCAGGTGGAGCTCTTCGTCTGGGTCGTCCGCCGGGCCGAAATCCAGCACGTTCTGCAAGGTGCGAAAATGGTGCTCACGCTCTACGTCGTCTACCGCGTCGAGCACGTTGTCGCTGAACGACGTCGGTGGCGACACCAGCTCCACCCCTCCCGGGCTGACAGACGCTAGAGTGGACGGTGCTGGAGTTGACGATGCTGCAGTTGACGGCGCTGGAGACGCTGGTGGTGTGGTCGAAGGCGAGGTGGCTGCCCCCCCCCCTCATCTGTCGCCCCTGGAGGCTTTCTCACCAGGTGTTCGACCACGAACGTGTCGGCACCGCTGAACGTGTTCACGGCGCTTTCCTCCTTTGCCCAGTCCCAGCGCACCCCCTCGTCGAACACGGCGTCGCGCGTGATGTGCACGCGCCCAGTTGTTGGGTCATAGGCTATGTAGCCCTTTGTGTCGTGCTTGTAGCTGACGAAGATCATCGGCCGGCTGCGATCGTCGAGTTTCTTCAGTCCAGGGCGCGTGTCCTTCACATGCACTACACACCCAAAAGTGCACAGGTAATGCATGTTCGGCTTGCGTCCATGCCATGCCTCAAATGGCATCACGCTGTCCAGGCTTTTGGTGGGCGCGCGGTTCAGCACGAACCCCGCCATCGTGACCGCTTCGCCCCATAACTTGCCGGGGACGTGCTTGGCCTTCAGCAGACTCCGGGCCATGCCCACCACCGTGACGTTTCGGCGCTCCACCACACCGTTCTGCTGTGGTGAGTAATGGGGCGTTGAGGTGGCGGCTGACGCCCAGCTCGGCGCAGTACGCCGTGAAAGAGCCGGACGTGAACTCTCCGCCGCGGTCCGTTTGCAGCGTCCGCAGCTTGCGCCCTGATTCAGACTCCGCGTGAGCTTGCGCGCGCTTGATCGCCGCTGCGGCCTCGTCCTTTGTTGCGAGCAGTACGAGCCACATGAACCTTGTGGCATCGTCCACCAGCAGGAGGAAGTATTTCTTCTCGCTCGGTGTTGTCGGCGAGATTGGCCCGCAGAGGTCGTTGTGCACGAGCTCCAGCCGCTCCTGTGCGCGGTGCTTGGCCTGGTGTGCGAACGCGGAGCGCTGCTGCTTGCCCGCCAGACACGCATCGTAGAGTTGGTCCACATGCTCGACCACGAGCATGCCGTGCACCATGTCCTGGCGTGCTAGCTTGCACAGGGCATCGAAGTTGAGATGCTCGTAGCGCGCGTGGCAGGTCCACGCCGTGTCGCCGCCGCTATGCGCTGCAAGACACATGATCTGCTTGATCCGTAACGCAACAGAGTACAAATGATCTGGTGCTCTCTGTACGTTGGCGAGGAGGCGACCCTCCCGGTCGCGCACGCTTAGGACGCCGTCCTGGATCAGCACCTGGCAGCCGCTCTCGTCGAGCTGGTCCAGGCTGATTATCTGGGAGCGCAGCCGCGGGATGTAATACACCCAGTGATCGGGCGGTGCTCGCCGGTCTTGC
Coding sequences within it:
- the LOC125543790 gene encoding gamma-gliadin-like, which codes for MKTLLILTIFAAALTIATANIQVDPSGQVQWPQQQPFPQPQPFSQQPQQVFPQPQQTFPLQPQQVFPQPQQPQQQFPQPQQPQQPFPQPQQPQQPFPQSQQPQQPFPQPQQQFPQPQQPQQSFPQQQQPLIQPYLQQQMNPCKNYLLQQCNPVSLVSSLVSMILPRSDCQVMQQQCCQQLAQIPRQLQCTAIHSVVHAIIMQQEQQGIQILRPLFQLVQGQGIIQPQQPAQYEVIRSLVLRTLPNMCNVYVRPDCSTINAPFASIVAGIGGQ